In the Methylomonas rhizoryzae genome, one interval contains:
- a CDS encoding MFS transporter: protein MPVIPFDLLSMQGKTKILHMSWMAFFISFVIWFNHAPLMVLIQQDLGISNADVEIILLLNVALTIPARVIIGLVVDRFGAKISYSVLLAICSIPCFMFATADNFAELAWSRFLLGFIGAGFVVGVRVIGDWFPSSQVGTAEGIYAGWGNFGSAIAAICLPGLALYLGEDQGWRYAVAVTGGMAIIFSVVYYFKVENLPPALAGLKGKRASSMEVSSINDLFLYVFSLLPLYATLSLLTWKLSALADPILSPSWAAGIHAVIWAVFLLHAKHLVNHNAERLSQPVPSIHQYHYRQVVILAIAYLITFGSKLAVLSMLPMFFFNTFNQTQHISMLNAGLLASSFVVTNIFARPAGGLLSDQIGRKLSLTLFIAGLTGGYLLMALISEQWSVSAAVCVTLLCAIFMQAAEGAIFAFVPLVRRAITGEVAGIVGAYGNAGSIVFLIVLTFVPTNTFFLMLGCCCLLLLGLLYFLEEPKTFITEILPDGSVVKIELE from the coding sequence ATGCCAGTTATCCCTTTCGACCTGCTTTCCATGCAAGGAAAAACCAAAATCCTGCACATGAGCTGGATGGCTTTTTTCATCAGCTTTGTGATTTGGTTTAATCACGCCCCGTTAATGGTGTTGATCCAACAGGACCTGGGCATCAGCAACGCCGACGTGGAAATCATTCTGTTGCTTAACGTGGCTTTGACTATTCCGGCCCGCGTCATTATCGGCTTGGTGGTCGATCGATTCGGCGCCAAAATCAGTTATAGCGTACTGCTGGCCATTTGCAGCATTCCCTGCTTCATGTTCGCGACAGCCGACAATTTCGCCGAGCTGGCTTGGTCGCGGTTTCTGCTCGGTTTCATCGGCGCGGGCTTCGTGGTCGGCGTGCGCGTTATCGGCGACTGGTTTCCGTCCAGCCAAGTCGGCACGGCCGAAGGCATTTACGCCGGCTGGGGAAATTTCGGCTCGGCTATTGCCGCCATTTGTTTGCCGGGCTTGGCTTTGTATTTGGGAGAAGATCAAGGTTGGCGCTACGCGGTCGCGGTTACCGGCGGCATGGCCATCATTTTTTCCGTCGTCTACTATTTCAAGGTCGAAAACTTGCCGCCGGCGCTAGCGGGCTTGAAAGGTAAACGCGCCAGCAGCATGGAAGTCAGCAGCATTAACGACCTGTTTTTGTACGTCTTTAGCCTGCTTCCCCTGTACGCCACCTTATCGCTTCTGACCTGGAAGCTTTCCGCCCTGGCGGATCCCATCCTGTCGCCGTCCTGGGCCGCCGGCATCCATGCCGTGATTTGGGCCGTGTTTCTGCTGCATGCCAAACATCTGGTCAACCACAACGCCGAACGCCTGAGTCAACCGGTTCCCAGCATTCACCAATATCATTATCGGCAAGTAGTGATATTGGCCATCGCTTATTTGATTACTTTCGGTTCCAAATTGGCCGTGCTGTCTATGTTGCCGATGTTTTTCTTCAATACTTTCAACCAAACTCAGCATATCTCCATGCTGAATGCAGGTTTATTGGCTTCCAGTTTCGTGGTTACCAATATTTTTGCTCGACCGGCAGGCGGCTTACTCAGCGATCAAATCGGCCGTAAATTATCGTTGACGCTGTTTATCGCCGGATTAACGGGCGGCTATTTGTTGATGGCCTTGATTTCCGAGCAATGGTCGGTGAGCGCGGCGGTCTGCGTGACCTTGCTGTGCGCGATTTTCATGCAAGCGGCGGAAGGCGCCATATTCGCCTTCGTTCCCTTAGTCAGGCGAGCTATCACCGGCGAAGTGGCCGGTATCGTCGGCGCCTACGGCAACGCCGGCTCCATCGTGTTTTTGATCGTGTTAACCTTCGTTCCGACCAACACGTTTTTTTTAATGTTAGGCTGCTGTTGCTTGCTGTTGCTGGGATTGTTGTACTTCCTGGAAGAACCTAAAACCTTTATTACAGAAATCCTGCCGGACGGCTCCGTCGTCAAAATCGAGCTGGAGTGA
- a CDS encoding ANTAR domain-containing response regulator — MTALKVLVVDEFESDLMLEKCLQQHGYQVATLKLQSLNLPEVIKALQPDAVVLNLYSPDDLILKMVLDINQLYAVPVIMFAEDQQTETINKVIKAGVSAYIVDGLEPKRIKAIIDVAIARFREQQALKEELQKAKTQLEERKFIDRAKAILIKSQNYTEDQAYHALRKLAMDRKISMGEMAKNVIAMAELLK; from the coding sequence ATGACAGCGCTGAAAGTGTTAGTGGTCGATGAGTTCGAATCCGACCTGATGCTGGAAAAATGCTTGCAGCAGCACGGCTACCAAGTAGCTACGCTGAAGCTGCAGTCTTTGAATTTGCCGGAAGTCATCAAGGCCCTGCAACCGGACGCGGTGGTATTAAACCTGTACAGTCCGGACGACCTGATCCTGAAAATGGTGCTGGACATCAATCAGCTTTATGCCGTGCCGGTCATCATGTTTGCCGAAGATCAGCAAACCGAAACCATCAATAAAGTGATCAAAGCCGGGGTCAGCGCTTATATCGTAGACGGCTTGGAGCCCAAGCGTATCAAAGCCATCATCGATGTGGCCATCGCTCGTTTCCGCGAGCAACAAGCGCTGAAAGAAGAACTGCAAAAAGCCAAAACCCAACTGGAGGAACGCAAGTTCATCGATCGCGCCAAAGCGATTTTGATTAAGTCGCAGAACTATACCGAAGATCAGGCCTACCACGCGCTCCGCAAACTGGCGATGGACCGAAAGATTTCGATGGGCGAAATGGCCAAAAACGTCATCGCAATGGCGGAATTGTTGAAATAG
- a CDS encoding outer membrane protein assembly factor BamE → MGCQTILSNLPGVYSIDIEQGNIVDQAMVDQLRPNMTKRQVLYIMGSPMLSDTFHEQRWDYLYSDQPGGEARMQKRISLYFSGENLVGVQGDFRPSAMPVVKQSTETTVDVPKRELDSTMGEKITGLFSSDPDTAAVAERSREAVNAAKGGLEDSAETQINEAAKSAGGQDKTLWEKISGIFDSEADGKAESGSANANSKDAGK, encoded by the coding sequence GTGGGTTGCCAAACCATACTCTCTAATTTACCCGGCGTCTACAGCATCGACATCGAACAGGGGAATATCGTCGATCAGGCCATGGTAGATCAACTACGGCCGAACATGACGAAAAGGCAGGTGCTTTACATCATGGGGTCGCCGATGCTGTCCGATACTTTTCACGAACAGCGTTGGGATTATTTGTATTCCGATCAGCCCGGCGGGGAAGCGCGTATGCAAAAACGCATTTCCTTGTATTTTTCCGGCGAAAATCTGGTCGGCGTGCAAGGCGATTTTCGCCCCAGCGCAATGCCGGTCGTCAAGCAGTCCACCGAGACCACGGTCGATGTGCCCAAACGAGAGTTGGACAGCACCATGGGTGAAAAAATTACCGGTTTGTTTAGCTCGGACCCCGACACCGCCGCCGTCGCAGAGCGCTCCCGCGAGGCGGTGAATGCGGCTAAAGGCGGCTTGGAAGATAGCGCCGAAACTCAAATTAACGAAGCCGCCAAATCGGCAGGCGGGCAAGATAAAACCCTGTGGGAAAAAATTTCCGGCATATTCGATTCGGAAGCGGACGGCAAAGCCGAGTCCGGCTCTGCCAACGCCAACAGCAAGGATGCGGGCAAATAA
- the fur gene encoding ferric iron uptake transcriptional regulator, with protein METQELRNAGLKVTLPRVKILEILEKQADDKHLSAEKVYKILLAEGEDIGLATVYRVLTQFEAAGLVNRHHFEGGNSIFELNKGNHHDHMVCVKCGKVDEFTDEVIEKRQAEIANRLGYQLTEHSLYLYGYCHDCKRP; from the coding sequence ATGGAAACACAGGAATTACGCAACGCCGGTCTCAAAGTCACGTTACCGCGGGTTAAAATCCTGGAAATTCTGGAAAAGCAGGCCGATGACAAACATCTGTCCGCCGAGAAAGTTTACAAAATCTTGCTGGCGGAAGGCGAAGATATAGGTCTTGCAACCGTTTATAGGGTACTGACCCAATTCGAAGCGGCCGGCTTAGTCAATCGCCATCATTTCGAAGGCGGCAACTCCATTTTCGAATTGAACAAAGGCAACCACCACGACCATATGGTCTGTGTCAAATGCGGTAAAGTGGACGAATTTACCGACGAAGTCATTGAAAAACGCCAAGCGGAAATTGCAAATCGGTTGGGTTATCAACTCACCGAGCATAGCTTGTACCTATACGGCTATTGCCACGACTGCAAACGCCCCTAA
- a CDS encoding lipoprotein-releasing ABC transporter permease subunit — protein MFKPLILYIGLRYTRAKRRTQFISFITLTSVLGIALGVTALITVLSVMNGFEAELRERILGMTAHTTVSGRFGQLDDWQSVAARLDGMEHVEGAAPYIQGQVMVNADRQVSGTLLQGILPDFEPNVSEVGANMKLGQLSDLKPGEFGIVLGAELAGYLGVFVGDKVTIITPQVNSTPAGILPRLKRFTVVGVFKVGMYEYDRNMALVHLDDAAKLFRLEPAVTGLRLKLDDLFNAPLITQDLADALGSDYRVSDWTLAHSNFFRAVQTEKRAMFIILLLIVAVAAFNIVSTLVMVVTDKRGDIAILKTQGLSNGSVMGIFVVLGCVIGSIGTFIGTLGGIGLALNVQTIVPAIEKAFGHKFMPADVYYISEVPSKLIWSDVYWITVAAFSLSLLATLYPAWQASRINPAEVLRYE, from the coding sequence ATGTTCAAACCGCTGATTCTATATATCGGCTTACGCTATACGCGTGCCAAACGCCGGACGCAATTCATTTCCTTCATCACCTTAACTTCGGTTCTCGGCATCGCCTTGGGTGTCACCGCTCTGATCACCGTGCTGTCGGTGATGAACGGCTTCGAAGCGGAATTGCGCGAGCGCATTTTGGGCATGACCGCCCACACCACGGTTAGCGGGCGTTTCGGACAACTGGACGATTGGCAAAGCGTCGCCGCGCGCCTCGACGGCATGGAGCATGTGGAAGGCGCCGCACCTTATATTCAAGGCCAGGTGATGGTCAATGCCGACCGTCAAGTCAGCGGCACCCTATTGCAAGGCATCTTGCCGGATTTCGAACCTAATGTATCGGAAGTCGGGGCCAACATGAAACTGGGCCAACTAAGCGATCTGAAACCGGGTGAATTCGGCATCGTGTTAGGCGCGGAGCTTGCCGGTTACTTGGGCGTATTCGTCGGCGATAAGGTGACTATCATTACCCCGCAAGTGAATTCTACGCCGGCTGGTATCTTGCCGCGTTTGAAACGCTTTACCGTGGTCGGCGTGTTCAAAGTCGGCATGTACGAATACGACCGGAACATGGCGCTGGTGCATTTGGACGATGCCGCTAAATTGTTCCGCCTCGAACCGGCGGTGACCGGATTAAGGCTGAAATTGGACGACTTGTTCAATGCGCCGCTAATCACCCAAGATTTGGCCGACGCGTTAGGCTCGGATTACCGGGTCAGCGATTGGACACTAGCGCACAGCAATTTCTTCCGCGCGGTACAAACCGAAAAACGGGCGATGTTCATTATTTTGCTGCTGATCGTCGCAGTAGCGGCGTTCAATATCGTCTCGACCTTGGTGATGGTGGTAACGGACAAACGCGGCGACATCGCTATTTTGAAAACCCAGGGCCTGAGCAACGGTTCGGTAATGGGCATTTTCGTCGTGCTGGGCTGCGTCATCGGCAGCATAGGCACGTTTATCGGCACCTTGGGCGGGATAGGCTTGGCGCTCAATGTTCAAACCATAGTCCCGGCCATAGAAAAAGCCTTCGGCCACAAATTCATGCCGGCGGACGTGTACTACATCAGCGAAGTACCGTCCAAATTAATTTGGAGTGACGTGTATTGGATCACTGTAGCCGCGTTCTCGCTGTCGCTACTGGCAACCTTGTACCCGGCTTGGCAAGCTTCGCGTATCAATCCGGCCGAGGTACTTCGCTATGAGTGA
- the lolD gene encoding lipoprotein-releasing ABC transporter ATP-binding protein LolD, whose protein sequence is MSDSIILQCRQLTKRYNQGDLNVDVLKGVDLQVTAGQRVAIMGASGSGKSTLLHLLGGLEKPTSGSVTLDGEDLGSISAGKLSRLRNRALGFIYQFHHLLGEFSILENVAMPLLIAKQPIKIAQEKSADLLTRVGLSHRLQHKPGELSGGERQRAAIARALVNTPKCVLADEPTGNLDSKTADQIYQLMLELNQELQVSFLVVTHDSELAGRMDHVLHMEDGMIVGQSANRSD, encoded by the coding sequence ATGAGTGATTCGATCATTCTGCAATGCCGGCAGTTGACCAAGCGCTACAACCAAGGCGACTTGAACGTCGACGTGCTCAAAGGCGTGGATTTACAGGTGACCGCCGGTCAACGGGTCGCGATTATGGGCGCGTCCGGATCGGGCAAGAGTACTTTGCTGCATCTGCTGGGCGGTCTGGAGAAACCCACTTCCGGGAGCGTCACGCTAGACGGCGAAGACCTTGGCTCCATCAGCGCCGGCAAATTAAGCCGGCTGCGCAACCGGGCCCTTGGCTTTATTTACCAGTTTCATCATTTGTTAGGCGAATTCAGCATTTTAGAAAACGTCGCGATGCCGTTATTAATCGCCAAACAGCCAATCAAAATCGCGCAGGAAAAATCCGCCGACTTATTGACGCGCGTCGGCTTAAGCCATAGATTGCAACACAAGCCGGGCGAATTGTCCGGCGGAGAACGGCAGCGCGCCGCTATCGCCAGAGCCTTGGTCAATACCCCCAAGTGTGTACTGGCAGACGAGCCGACCGGAAATTTAGACAGCAAAACTGCCGATCAAATTTACCAATTGATGCTGGAATTGAATCAGGAGTTACAGGTGAGCTTTTTGGTAGTTACCCACGACTCGGAATTAGCCGGGCGTATGGATCACGTTCTACACATGGAGGACGGCATGATAGTAGGCCAATCCGCAAACCGTAGCGATTAA
- a CDS encoding 4'-phosphopantetheinyl transferase family protein: protein MFKQKSFQTVAGVDLHLESLVADDGAFPRYWHLLSANERQAAQRFQFEELRRRYAICHGKLRVLLAAYLDMAPEAIEFARHAFGKPYLIGRQQQALALQFNLSHSGDRMLLAVGQRQLGVDIEMWNRRHEPGLLAQECLSADELAYWRRLPDQLQIPAFYRFWTRKESLLKAVGAGIGNGVTDVVTSTEGVPKFLSLPPQCGTIADWCLYDVAVGDDCSAALTVLA, encoded by the coding sequence GTGTTTAAACAAAAATCATTCCAAACCGTTGCCGGCGTCGATTTGCATCTCGAAAGTCTGGTGGCCGACGACGGCGCTTTCCCACGTTATTGGCACCTGCTGTCGGCGAACGAGCGGCAAGCCGCTCAACGCTTCCAATTCGAAGAGTTGCGCCGCCGTTACGCGATTTGTCACGGCAAATTGCGCGTTTTATTGGCCGCTTACTTGGATATGGCCCCCGAAGCAATCGAATTTGCCCGTCACGCTTTCGGCAAACCTTATTTAATCGGCCGGCAACAACAAGCCTTGGCACTGCAATTCAATTTATCGCATTCCGGAGATCGTATGCTGCTCGCAGTCGGGCAACGACAGTTGGGGGTGGACATCGAGATGTGGAACCGGCGGCACGAGCCTGGCTTGCTGGCGCAAGAATGTTTATCCGCGGACGAGCTGGCTTATTGGCGGCGATTGCCGGATCAATTGCAAATACCGGCTTTTTACCGGTTTTGGACTCGCAAAGAAAGTTTGCTGAAGGCGGTCGGTGCCGGTATCGGCAATGGTGTTACCGATGTGGTGACGAGTACGGAGGGCGTTCCCAAGTTCTTGTCGCTACCGCCCCAATGCGGGACGATAGCGGATTGGTGCTTGTACGATGTGGCCGTCGGCGACGATTGCAGTGCCGCATTAACGGTTTTGGCTTAA
- a CDS encoding Hpt domain-containing response regulator, which yields MTETELSILIADDNEMNRWLLAEQLNTWTNQVTSTSDGTQAWEALRETVYSLIFLDVNMPGISGLELVQKARMASANRLTPIIAITAHVQRRQPHLFIEDGFNDCLIKPIVLADLERVIGQWCKPRESVNGDYYVSAVLNRLENNREMGRKYLQKLFEEVPSQFVSLEQYLRDRQCSKAWEVAHKLHGSFCFFGFADFRAVAEILEQHLMDADMIKAQQQYVLLSAKFENLKAAESELLARLN from the coding sequence ATGACTGAAACCGAACTGTCCATTTTAATTGCCGACGACAACGAAATGAATCGTTGGCTGTTGGCCGAGCAGCTCAACACCTGGACCAATCAGGTGACGTCGACCAGCGACGGCACCCAAGCTTGGGAAGCCTTGCGGGAAACCGTTTATTCCTTGATTTTTCTGGATGTCAACATGCCCGGCATCAGCGGTCTGGAGCTGGTGCAAAAAGCCAGAATGGCATCGGCAAACCGTTTGACCCCGATTATCGCAATCACCGCACACGTGCAGCGTCGCCAACCCCATTTGTTTATCGAGGACGGCTTCAACGATTGTTTGATCAAGCCTATCGTGCTGGCCGACTTGGAGCGCGTCATCGGTCAGTGGTGCAAGCCGCGCGAAAGCGTAAACGGCGATTATTACGTTAGCGCAGTGCTTAATCGCTTGGAGAACAATCGCGAAATGGGACGCAAGTATCTGCAAAAGCTGTTCGAAGAGGTACCGTCGCAATTCGTCAGTTTGGAGCAATACTTGCGCGACCGCCAATGTTCTAAAGCCTGGGAGGTTGCCCATAAATTACATGGATCGTTTTGTTTTTTCGGTTTCGCCGACTTTCGCGCCGTCGCCGAAATTTTGGAACAACATCTGATGGACGCGGACATGATTAAAGCCCAACAACAATATGTCTTGTTATCTGCCAAATTCGAAAATTTAAAGGCTGCGGAAAGCGAATTGTTAGCTCGGTTGAATTGA
- a CDS encoding response regulator transcription factor → MIKHILLVEDDPGIAWLLTEPLRDEGYSVEHTPDGESGLQRLNSQRYDLLILDLMLPGIDGLEVCRRLRAASNYTPIIIVSSKSAEVQRVVGLEMGADDYIAKPFSALELVARVRALLRRVDALKHTHSVSEETVIVIADLRVDTQARSIHLNGRPVSLTAREFDLLHFFVRHPNRTFTRLELLNQVWGYSHDGYEHTVNSHINRLRAKIERDPANPKRILTVWGIGYKFAPQDETA, encoded by the coding sequence GTGATCAAGCACATTTTGCTAGTCGAAGACGATCCCGGCATCGCCTGGCTGTTGACGGAGCCTTTACGCGACGAAGGTTATTCGGTCGAGCATACCCCGGACGGAGAAAGCGGACTGCAACGTTTGAATAGTCAACGTTACGACCTGCTGATTTTAGATTTGATGTTGCCGGGCATAGACGGCCTGGAAGTATGCCGGCGCTTACGCGCCGCCAGCAACTACACACCCATCATCATCGTCAGCTCCAAATCCGCGGAAGTGCAACGCGTGGTTGGTTTGGAGATGGGGGCCGACGATTACATAGCTAAACCTTTTTCCGCACTCGAACTGGTAGCCAGAGTGCGCGCCTTACTACGCAGGGTGGACGCTCTAAAACACACCCACTCCGTTTCGGAGGAAACCGTAATCGTAATAGCCGATTTGCGAGTGGATACTCAAGCGCGCAGCATCCATCTCAATGGCCGGCCGGTATCGTTAACGGCGCGGGAATTCGACTTGCTGCATTTTTTCGTGCGTCATCCGAACCGGACGTTTACCCGCTTGGAATTGTTAAATCAAGTCTGGGGTTATTCGCACGACGGTTACGAACATACCGTAAACTCGCATATCAATCGCTTGCGCGCCAAAATCGAGCGTGACCCGGCAAATCCGAAACGCATTTTGACGGTATGGGGCATAGGTTACAAATTCGCCCCGCAAGACGAAACCGCCTAA
- a CDS encoding sensor histidine kinase: MTLNFQNRIALFFAGLFMAIQTLTIVSVYQVSRDNLIRQLAQNLMYAEQVFQRLLLERGERIAGETRILVADFGFRSTLGSSDAKTIASALENLALRIRAQRAFFIDLTGEIVADTQNSLQDSGFVFPDALAEAENSGKAVVFGVLDNKLYEWTIVPVLAPLPIGWVAIAQQVDQRRVEQFKQLSPLPLEISMVELSAGQSRILTSSLPEKMQGRLTQQLLNADFVQNRPEAAMASGDFDYISRIQRLPSAALDPTIVAVLQIDFNRAQAPYWPLFNATAGLMLLGLLVALAGSVLIARNVSRPVRALAGATERMLQGDVNTQIPVNSDDEFGRLAETFNRAAALAAQFSELQMKDRQRREWVATVSHDLRTPLTSLYGFLETMQRKADSLPLQEQQQFLQTALRQTEKVSRLAQELFELAKLECGETGLNPEHFCLAELLQDVSQKFQLAAQQRQIDLTAELRPELPPADADIGLIERLLTNLIDNALRHTPNGGSIHISVTADRTRLWINVRDSGVGIAPQYLPTLFDWSSPLSRKARNQGGGFGLLVVDKIARLHGGRIYVDSRLGQGSEFRFDLPIASSSCAKQR, translated from the coding sequence ATGACGTTGAATTTCCAAAACCGCATCGCGCTGTTCTTTGCCGGTTTATTCATGGCCATTCAAACCTTGACCATCGTCAGCGTCTACCAAGTATCGCGCGACAATCTAATCCGCCAACTGGCGCAAAATCTGATGTACGCGGAACAGGTATTTCAACGTCTACTGCTGGAGCGCGGAGAGCGAATTGCCGGGGAAACCCGCATATTAGTGGCGGATTTCGGATTCCGCTCCACCCTCGGTAGCAGCGATGCTAAAACCATCGCTTCGGCGTTGGAAAACCTAGCCTTACGGATTAGGGCTCAACGGGCTTTTTTCATTGATTTGACAGGAGAAATCGTCGCCGACACGCAAAATTCTTTACAAGATAGCGGCTTCGTGTTTCCGGATGCCTTGGCGGAAGCGGAAAATAGCGGTAAAGCCGTGGTATTCGGCGTTTTGGACAACAAACTTTACGAATGGACAATCGTACCGGTTCTGGCGCCGCTTCCCATAGGTTGGGTAGCGATTGCCCAGCAAGTCGATCAAAGACGGGTAGAACAATTTAAACAATTATCGCCGTTACCCTTAGAGATTAGCATGGTCGAATTAAGCGCCGGTCAAAGCCGCATTTTGACCAGTTCATTGCCAGAAAAAATGCAAGGCAGGCTAACGCAACAATTATTGAACGCGGATTTTGTGCAAAACCGTCCGGAAGCCGCGATGGCATCGGGCGATTTCGACTACATTAGCCGCATCCAGCGTTTGCCTAGCGCTGCGCTAGATCCCACGATCGTTGCCGTCTTACAAATCGATTTTAACCGCGCTCAAGCCCCTTACTGGCCGCTGTTTAACGCTACCGCCGGCTTAATGCTGCTAGGGTTGCTGGTCGCCTTGGCCGGCAGCGTGCTGATAGCCCGCAACGTATCGCGACCGGTTAGAGCGCTGGCCGGCGCGACGGAACGCATGTTGCAAGGCGACGTGAATACGCAGATTCCGGTGAATAGCGACGACGAATTCGGCCGTTTGGCGGAAACCTTTAATCGCGCCGCGGCGTTGGCGGCCCAGTTCAGCGAATTACAAATGAAAGATCGGCAAAGGCGCGAATGGGTCGCTACCGTTTCCCACGATTTACGCACACCTTTGACTTCGTTGTACGGTTTTTTGGAAACCATGCAACGTAAAGCGGATAGCCTACCGCTGCAGGAACAACAACAATTCTTACAAACCGCCTTAAGACAAACCGAAAAAGTCAGTCGATTGGCGCAAGAATTGTTCGAACTGGCCAAACTGGAATGCGGCGAAACCGGATTAAATCCGGAGCACTTTTGTCTAGCCGAACTACTACAAGACGTGAGCCAAAAATTTCAGCTTGCCGCGCAGCAACGGCAAATCGACTTGACGGCGGAACTCCGCCCGGAGTTGCCGCCGGCTGATGCCGACATCGGTTTAATCGAGCGCTTGTTGACCAATCTGATAGACAATGCATTAAGACATACGCCCAACGGCGGTAGCATACACATATCGGTTACAGCCGATCGAACGCGCTTGTGGATTAACGTCCGCGATTCCGGTGTCGGCATCGCCCCGCAATATTTGCCTACTCTGTTCGACTGGAGCTCGCCTTTATCCCGTAAGGCCAGAAATCAAGGCGGCGGGTTCGGATTGTTGGTGGTAGACAAAATTGCACGTTTACACGGTGGCAGAATCTACGTGGATAGCAGGTTAGGTCAAGGAAGCGAATTCCGATTCGATTTGCCGATAGCCTCGTCTTCATGTGCCAAGCAGCGTTAA
- a CDS encoding methylamine utilization protein, translating into MAICLSRIFLSMAGAMLTQVSNGLELSGTVTDGENPVSHVVVSAHPQPASAVQHPSLKAVSIELDQKSREFVPHILAIKRGTPVYFPNSDDIKHHVYSFSSTKRFEIKLYSGTPVEPIVFEQTGIVTLGCNIHDWMLGYIYVTDAEYLTQSDREGRWLLAVPSGQYRVTLWHPDAENGEHTQTIDIHRNTLLYHHLPLKTDQPTGKPPANLQLQVYDGGF; encoded by the coding sequence ATGGCAATTTGCTTATCGCGTATTTTTTTAAGCATGGCTGGTGCGATGTTGACGCAGGTCTCGAACGGCCTGGAACTTTCCGGCACGGTAACGGACGGCGAAAATCCGGTAAGCCACGTCGTGGTAAGCGCGCACCCGCAACCGGCAAGCGCGGTTCAGCACCCCTCGCTCAAAGCGGTGTCGATAGAGCTGGATCAAAAAAGCCGCGAGTTCGTCCCGCATATTTTGGCCATTAAACGCGGCACACCGGTTTATTTTCCGAATAGCGACGATATCAAACACCACGTCTATTCTTTTTCGAGTACCAAGCGTTTCGAAATCAAACTGTACAGCGGAACGCCGGTCGAACCCATCGTGTTCGAGCAAACCGGTATCGTCACGCTGGGCTGCAACATTCACGATTGGATGTTGGGCTATATCTACGTTACCGACGCCGAATATCTGACGCAATCGGACCGCGAGGGCCGGTGGCTTTTAGCCGTGCCATCCGGCCAATACCGAGTCACGCTGTGGCACCCGGACGCCGAGAACGGAGAACATACGCAAACGATCGACATTCACCGCAACACACTCCTGTATCATCATTTGCCGTTAAAAACCGACCAACCGACCGGTAAGCCGCCGGCTAACCTGCAATTGCAGGTCTACGACGGCGGCTTTTAG
- a CDS encoding spondin domain-containing protein produces MRLIQKTLWVPVLILANAIWPYPSAHAAEVTFTVTNLSAAQGVAISPVFLAFHDGSYDAFDQGSAASAAIEAVAELGDSSGLAAAFASAYADGVSGSASATVNAFGPGIFLPGGSGSITLNLDPVKNRYLSYFAMVVPSNDRFIGNDEPMEIQLFDEMGHFLGLNFVETGAGIWDAGTELDAAEGAAFLVGSNATVSPAQNGLISFDHDFSAYAGLATPGGYNFTDLPGTATPLLSISAVSQVPLPAAVWLFCSALPAVMWRRRKPAAITG; encoded by the coding sequence ATGAGATTAATTCAAAAAACTTTATGGGTACCGGTGTTGATTCTGGCCAATGCCATTTGGCCTTATCCGAGTGCGCACGCTGCAGAGGTGACGTTTACGGTAACGAATTTGTCGGCCGCCCAAGGTGTTGCGATAAGTCCGGTATTTTTAGCTTTTCACGACGGCTCTTACGATGCTTTCGACCAGGGTAGTGCGGCGTCGGCGGCGATTGAAGCGGTTGCCGAATTAGGCGATAGCAGCGGTTTGGCCGCAGCGTTTGCCTCTGCTTATGCCGATGGCGTGAGCGGTTCGGCGAGCGCTACGGTGAATGCTTTCGGTCCCGGAATCTTTTTGCCGGGCGGCAGCGGAAGTATCACGCTAAATTTGGATCCGGTAAAAAACCGTTACTTAAGCTATTTCGCCATGGTGGTTCCGTCCAACGACAGATTTATCGGCAACGACGAGCCGATGGAAATTCAGTTGTTCGACGAGATGGGACATTTTCTCGGCTTGAATTTCGTGGAGACCGGCGCGGGAATTTGGGACGCCGGAACCGAACTCGACGCTGCGGAAGGCGCGGCTTTCCTGGTGGGATCGAATGCAACGGTAAGCCCTGCGCAAAATGGGCTTATTAGTTTCGACCACGATTTCTCCGCATATGCCGGTTTAGCCACGCCGGGCGGTTATAACTTTACCGATTTGCCGGGAACGGCCACCCCGTTACTAAGTATTAGCGCGGTATCGCAAGTGCCGTTGCCGGCGGCTGTTTGGTTGTTCTGCAGCGCGCTGCCCGCCGTGATGTGGCGCCGTCGCAAACCTGCGGCAATAACCGGTTAA